In one window of Escherichia coli DSM 30083 = JCM 1649 = ATCC 11775 DNA:
- the yjiM gene encoding double-cubane-cluster-containing anaerobic reductase, whose translation MSLVTDLPAIFDQFSEARQKGFLTVMDLKERGIPLVGTYCTFMPQEIPMAAGAVVVSLCSTSDETIEEAEKDLPRNLCPLIKSSYGFGKTDKCPYFYFSDLVVGETTCDGKKKMYEYMAEFKPVHVMQLPNSVKDDASRALWKAEMLRLQKTVEERFGHEISEDALRDAIALKNRERRALANFYHLGQLNPPALSGSDILKVVYGATFRFDKEALINELDAMTARVRQQWEEGQRLDPRPRILITGCPIGGAAEKVVRAIEENGGWVVGYENCTGAKATEQCVAETGDVYDALADKYLAIGCSCVSPNDQRLKMLSQMVEEYQVDGVVDVILQACHTYAVESLAIKRHVRQQHNIPYIAIETDYSTSDVGQLSTRVAAFIEML comes from the coding sequence ATGTCACTTGTCACCGATCTACCCGCCATTTTCGATCAGTTCTCTGAAGCTCGCCAGAAAGGCTTTCTCACCGTCATGGATCTCAAGGAGCGCGGCATTCCGCTGGTTGGCACCTACTGCACCTTTATGCCGCAAGAGATCCCGATGGCAGCCGGTGCAGTTGTGGTTTCGCTCTGTTCCACCTCTGATGAAACCATTGAAGAAGCCGAGAAAGATCTGCCGCGCAACCTCTGCCCGCTGATTAAAAGCAGCTACGGCTTCGGCAAAACCGATAAATGCCCCTACTTCTACTTTTCTGATCTGGTGGTCGGTGAAACCACCTGCGACGGCAAAAAGAAAATGTATGAATACATGGCGGAGTTTAAGCCTGTTCATGTGATGCAGTTACCGAACAGCGTTAAGGACGATGCCTCGCGTGCATTGTGGAAAGCCGAGATGCTGCGCTTGCAAAAAACGGTAGAAGAACGTTTTGGGCACGAAATTAGCGAAGATGCTCTGCGCGATGCCATTGCGCTGAAAAACCGCGAACGTCGCGCACTGGCTAATTTTTATCATCTTGGGCAGTTAAATCCTCCGGCGCTTAGCGGCAGCGACATTCTGAAAGTGGTTTACGGCGCAACCTTCCGGTTCGATAAAGAGGCGTTGATCAATGAACTGGATGCAATGACCGCCCGCGTTCGTCAGCAGTGGGAAGAAGGCCAGCGACTGGACCCGCGTCCGCGCATTTTAATCACCGGCTGCCCGATTGGCGGCGCAGCAGAAAAAGTGGTGCGCGCGATTGAAGAGAATGGCGGCTGGGTTGTCGGTTATGAAAACTGCACCGGGGCGAAAGCGACCGAGCAATGCGTGGCAGAAACGGGCGATGTCTACGACGCGCTGGCGGATAAATATCTGGCGATTGGCTGCTCCTGTGTTTCGCCGAACGATCAGCGCCTGAAAATGCTCAGCCAGATGGTGGAAGAATATCAGGTCGATGGCGTAGTTGATGTGATTTTGCAGGCGTGCCATACCTACGCGGTGGAATCGCTGGCGATTAAACGTCATGTGCGCCAGCAGCACAACATTCCTTATATCGCTATTGAAACAGACTACTCCACCTCGGATGTCGGGCAGCTCAGCACCCGCGTCGCGGCCTTTATTGAGATGCTGTAA
- the yjiN gene encoding DUF445 domain-containing protein yields the protein MNKLIELRRAKMLALSLLLIAAATFVVTLFLPPNFWVSGVKAIAEAAMVGALADWFAVVALFRRVPIPIISRHTAIIPRNKDRIGENLGQFVQEKFLDTQSLVALIRRHEPALLIGNWFSQPENARRVGQHLLQIMSGFLELTDDARIQRLLKRAVHRAIDKVDLSGTSALMLESMTKNDRHQVLLDTLIAQLIALLQRDKSRKFIAQQIVRWLESEHPLKAKILPTEWLGEHSAELVSDAVNSLLDDISRDRAHQIRHAFDRATFALIDKLKNDPEMAARADAVKSYLKEDEAFNRYLSELWGDLREWLKADIDSEDSRVKERIARAGQWFGETLIADDALRASLNGHLEQAAHRVAPEFSAFLTRHISDTVKSWDARDMSRQIELNIGKDLQFIRVNGTLVGGCIGLILYLLSQLPALFPLGNF from the coding sequence ATGAATAAACTCATTGAACTCAGACGCGCCAAAATGTTGGCGCTCTCTTTACTGCTTATCGCCGCTGCTACCTTTGTCGTTACGCTGTTTTTGCCGCCCAATTTTTGGGTGAGCGGCGTGAAGGCGATTGCTGAAGCGGCGATGGTCGGCGCGCTGGCGGACTGGTTTGCGGTGGTGGCGCTGTTTCGCCGCGTGCCAATTCCGATCATTTCTCGTCATACGGCGATTATCCCGCGTAATAAAGACCGGATTGGCGAAAATCTCGGTCAGTTCGTGCAGGAAAAATTTCTCGATACCCAGTCGCTGGTGGCATTGATTCGACGCCACGAACCGGCGTTGTTGATTGGCAACTGGTTTAGTCAGCCAGAAAACGCCCGCCGCGTTGGTCAGCATCTGTTGCAGATCATGAGTGGTTTTCTTGAACTGACCGATGATGCGCGTATTCAGCGCCTGCTTAAGCGCGCGGTCCATCGGGCGATTGATAAAGTCGATCTTTCCGGCACCAGTGCGTTGATGCTGGAGAGTATGACCAAAAACGATCGTCATCAGGTGCTGCTGGATACGCTGATCGCGCAGTTGATTGCTCTTCTCCAGCGCGATAAATCGCGCAAGTTTATTGCCCAGCAAATTGTTCGCTGGCTGGAGAGCGAGCATCCGCTGAAAGCCAAAATTTTGCCTACTGAATGGCTGGGCGAACATAGCGCGGAGTTGGTTTCTGACGCGGTGAATTCTTTGCTTGATGATATCAGCCGCGATCGTGCGCATCAGATCCGTCATGCGTTTGATCGCGCCACTTTTGCCCTGATCGACAAGTTGAAAAACGATCCGGAAATGGCAGCGCGAGCCGATGCCGTAAAAAGTTATCTGAAAGAAGATGAAGCTTTTAACCGCTATCTCAGTGAATTGTGGGGGGATTTACGGGAATGGCTGAAAGCGGATATCGACAGTGAAGATTCTCGTGTGAAAGAACGTATCGCGCGGGCGGGTCAATGGTTTGGCGAAACGTTAATTGCCGATGATGCCTTGCGGGCGTCGTTAAATGGTCATCTGGAACAAGCCGCGCACCGCGTCGCGCCTGAGTTTTCTGCATTCCTGACGCGCCATATCAGCGATACGGTAAAAAGCTGGGATGCGCGGGATATGTCGCGGCAAATCGAGTTAAATATCGGCAAAGATCTGCAGTTTATTCGTGTCAACGGTACGCTGGTTGGCGGTTGTATTGGGCTAATTTTGTATTTGCTTTCGCAGCTCCCGGCCTTGTTCCCCCTCGGCAATTTTTAG
- the mdtM gene encoding multidrug efflux MFS transporter MdtM, with protein MPRFFARHAATLFFPMALILYDFAAYLSTDLIQPGIINVVRDFNADVSLAPAAVSLYLAGGMALQWLLGPLSDRIGRRPVLITGALIFTLACAATMFTTSMTQFLIARAIQGTSICFIATVGYVTVQEAFGQTKGIKLMAIITSIVLIAPIIGPLSGAALMHFVHWKVLFAIIAVMGFISFVGLLLAMPETVKRGAVPFSAKSVLRDFRNVFCNRLFLFGAATISLSYIPMMSWVAVSPVILIDAGGLTTSQFAWTQVPVFGAVIVANAIVARFVKDPTEPRFMWRAVPLQLVGLALLIIGNLLSPHVWLWSVLGTSLYAFGIGLIFPTLFRFTLFSNNLPKGTVSASLNMVILMVMSVSVEIGRWLWFNGGRLPFHLLAVVAGVIVVFTLAGLLNRVRQHQAAELAEER; from the coding sequence ATGCCACGTTTTTTTGCCCGCCATGCCGCCACGCTGTTTTTCCCGATGGCGTTGATTTTGTATGACTTTGCTGCGTATCTGTCGACGGACCTGATCCAGCCAGGGATCATTAATGTGGTCCGTGATTTTAATGCCGATGTCAGTCTGGCCCCTGCTGCCGTCAGTCTCTATCTTGCTGGCGGTATGGCGTTACAGTGGCTGCTGGGGCCGCTTTCCGACAGAATTGGCCGCAGGCCGGTGCTGATTACCGGGGCGTTAATTTTTACCCTTGCCTGCGCCGCGACAATGTTCACCACGTCAATGACACAATTTCTTATCGCGCGTGCAATTCAGGGCACCAGTATCTGTTTTATTGCCACCGTTGGTTATGTCACGGTGCAGGAGGCGTTCGGACAGACAAAAGGGATCAAGTTGATGGCGATTATCACCTCCATCGTACTGATTGCGCCGATTATCGGCCCGCTTTCCGGCGCAGCTCTGATGCACTTTGTGCACTGGAAAGTCCTTTTTGCCATCATTGCGGTTATGGGTTTTATCTCATTTGTTGGCTTACTGCTGGCGATGCCAGAGACGGTGAAGCGCGGCGCGGTTCCATTTAGCGCCAAAAGCGTCTTGCGCGATTTTCGTAATGTCTTTTGCAATCGGCTGTTCCTCTTTGGCGCAGCAACCATCTCTTTAAGCTATATCCCCATGATGAGTTGGGTGGCTGTCTCGCCGGTGATCCTGATCGACGCGGGCGGCTTAACAACTTCGCAGTTCGCCTGGACACAGGTTCCGGTGTTCGGCGCGGTGATTGTCGCGAATGCCATCGTGGCGCGTTTCGTTAAAGATCCGACCGAACCGCGGTTTATGTGGCGTGCCGTACCCCTTCAACTGGTTGGCCTCGCGCTGTTGATTATCGGCAATCTGCTGTCACCGCACGTCTGGCTGTGGTCGGTGCTGGGCACCAGTCTGTATGCTTTCGGGATTGGTTTGATTTTCCCGACCTTATTCCGCTTTACGCTGTTTTCCAATAACTTACCGAAAGGGACCGTCTCCGCATCGCTGAATATGGTGATCCTGATGGTGATGTCTGTCTCGGTCGAAATCGGCCGCTGGCTGTGGTTTAACGGCGGTCGCTTGCCGTTTCATCTATTAGCCGTCGTGGCGGGCGTTATCGTCGTTTTCACCCTGGCGGGATTGCTCAATCGCGTGCGCCAACATCAGGCTGCCGAGCTGGCGGAGGAGCGGTGA
- a CDS encoding Rpn family recombination-promoting nuclease/putative transposase gives MTNFTTSTPHDALFKSFLTHPDTARDFMEIHLPKDLRELCDLDSLKLESASFVDEKLRALHSDILWSVKTREGDGYIYVVIEHQSREDIHMAFRLMRYSMAVMQRHIEHDKRRPLPLVIPMLFYHGSRSPYPWSLCWLDEFADPTTARKLYTAAFPLVDVTVVPDDEIVQHRRVALLELIQKHIRQRDLMGLIDQLVLLLVTECANDSQITALLNYILLTGDEARFKKFISELTRRMPQHRERIMTIAERIYNDGWLLGMEKGKEEGEQRLLRLLLQNGADPEWIQKITGLSAEQMQALEQPLPESKRDPWIEY, from the coding sequence ATGACAAACTTCACAACCAGCACGCCGCATGACGCATTATTTAAATCCTTTCTCACGCACCCTGACACCGCGCGGGATTTTATGGAGATCCACTTACCCAAAGATTTACGTGAACTGTGCGATCTCGACAGCTTAAAACTGGAATCCGCCAGCTTTGTCGATGAAAAATTGCGGGCGCTACATTCCGATATTCTGTGGTCGGTAAAGACCCGCGAAGGCGATGGCTATATTTATGTGGTGATTGAACATCAGAGCCGCGAGGATATCCATATGGCCTTTCGCCTGATGCGATATTCCATGGCGGTGATGCAGCGCCATATCGAGCATGATAAACGCCGGCCGCTACCGCTGGTCATCCCGATGCTGTTTTATCACGGTAGCCGTAGTCCTTATCCCTGGTCCCTGTGCTGGCTGGACGAATTTGCTGACCCGACCACCGCACGGAAGCTTTATACCGCAGCGTTCCCGCTGGTGGATGTCACTGTCGTGCCAGACGACGAGATTGTGCAGCATCGCAGAGTCGCCCTGTTGGAGTTGATCCAAAAGCATATTCGCCAGCGCGATCTGATGGGGCTTATCGATCAACTGGTACTATTACTGGTTACAGAGTGTGCTAATGACAGCCAGATAACCGCGCTGTTAAATTACATTTTACTGACTGGCGATGAAGCGCGTTTTAAGAAGTTTATCAGCGAACTTACCCGTCGAATGCCACAACACAGGGAGCGAATAATGACGATTGCAGAGCGAATTTATAATGATGGATGGCTGTTGGGGATGGAAAAAGGGAAAGAAGAAGGGGAACAGCGCCTCCTCCGATTGTTGTTGCAGAATGGGGCAGATCCTGAATGGATACAAAAGATTACCGGACTTTCGGCAGAGCAAATGCAGGCATTAGAGCAACCCTTGCCTGAAAGCAAGCGCGATCCATGGATCGAGTACTAA
- the yjiL gene encoding putative 2-hydroxyacyl-CoA dehydratase activator YjiL (YjiL, as found in Escherichia coli, is a homolog of the activator ATPases of enzymes such as lactoyl-CoA dehydratase, (R)-phenyllactate dehydratase, and 2-hydroxyisocaproyl-CoA dehydratase. The typical substrate of those enzymes is acyl-CoA with an OH at the beta-position. YjiL is the putative activator for the cognate protein YjiM, a putative 2-hydroxyacyl-CoA dehydratase with unknown specificity, encoded by the adjacent gene.) — MAYSIGIDSGSTATKGILLADGVITRRFLVPTPFRPATAITEAWETLCEGLETTPFLTLTGYGRQLVDFADKQVTEISCHGLGARFLAPATRAVIDIGGQDSKVIQLDDDGNLCDFLMNDKCAAGTGRFLEVISRTLGTSIEQLDSITENVTPHAITSMCTVFAESEVISLRSAGVAPEAILAGVINAMARRSANFIARLSCEAPILFTGGVSHCQTFARMLETHLGMPVNTHPDAQFAGAIGAAVIGQRVRKRR, encoded by the coding sequence GTGGCATATTCGATTGGCATTGATTCCGGCTCAACCGCCACCAAAGGGATCTTACTGGCAGACGGCGTGATTACGCGCCGTTTCCTCGTTCCAACCCCCTTTCGCCCGGCAACAGCAATTACTGAAGCCTGGGAAACTCTGTGCGAAGGGTTAGAAACAACGCCGTTTCTGACGCTCACCGGCTACGGACGGCAACTGGTGGATTTTGCCGATAAACAGGTGACGGAAATCTCCTGTCACGGGCTGGGCGCACGGTTTCTTGCGCCAGCAACGCGCGCAGTAATCGACATCGGTGGGCAGGACAGCAAAGTGATTCAGCTTGATGACGACGGTAACCTGTGCGATTTCCTGATGAATGACAAATGCGCGGCGGGCACCGGGCGTTTCCTGGAGGTGATCTCGCGCACGCTTGGCACCAGCATCGAGCAACTCGACAGCATTACCGAAAATGTCACGCCGCACGCGATCACGAGTATGTGTACGGTGTTTGCCGAATCAGAAGTGATCAGCCTGCGCTCAGCGGGCGTCGCGCCAGAAGCGATTCTCGCTGGAGTGATTAACGCGATGGCGCGGCGGAGTGCCAATTTCATTGCTCGTCTCTCCTGTGAAGCGCCGATTCTGTTTACTGGTGGCGTTAGTCATTGCCAGACGTTTGCCCGGATGTTGGAAACTCACCTGGGAATGCCGGTAAATACCCATCCTGATGCGCAATTTGCTGGCGCAATTGGCGCAGCGGTAATTGGTCAACGAGTGAGAAAACGCCGATGA
- a CDS encoding DUF3343 domain-containing protein, with protein sequence MKEFLFLFHSTVGVIQTRKALQAAGMTFRVSDIPRDLRGGCGLCIWLTCPPGEEIQWVIPGQTEAIYCQQGSDWQCVVHYDSEASTRQ encoded by the coding sequence ATGAAAGAGTTTTTATTTTTATTTCACTCCACGGTCGGCGTCATACAAACCCGTAAGGCGTTGCAGGCAGCGGGCATGACTTTTCGCGTCAGCGATATTCCCCGTGATTTACGCGGCGGCTGCGGGTTATGCATTTGGCTGACCTGTCCGCCCGGCGAGGAAATACAATGGGTGATCCCTGGGCAGACCGAAGCGATATATTGCCAGCAGGGCAGCGACTGGCAGTGCGTGGTGCATTACGATTCAGAAGCGTCAACCAGGCAATAA